From the Thermococcus guaymasensis DSM 11113 genome, one window contains:
- the tdt gene encoding TDT family transporter: MNVSIKDFAPSWFASVMGTGALALASKAYSSRISALGGLAEFLVYFNTLLFFVLLIPWLLRWVKYTENALKDLKHPMVSHFYGTIAVAMLVLSADYLAILKKTAIAKAFWIPGTVLTIFFALLIPYLMFVEKEIDLKSVTPAWFIPPVGLIVIPMSGAPLISSFSGTAREIAYAVNYFAWGAGFFLYLGLFAIVFYRFIRHEPMPCGMAPAVWINLGPIGAGTSTLYALVKASDFLTVKEPFFAFGLILWGFGVWWLAMAIIMTIYYIRKLNLPYSLAWWAFIFPLGAYVGATHNVGTAFGIGVIDGFGFALYWLLLTIWLVTGLKTAKHVLLG, translated from the coding sequence ATGAATGTGAGCATAAAGGACTTCGCACCGAGCTGGTTCGCGAGCGTCATGGGAACGGGAGCCTTGGCCCTGGCCAGCAAAGCGTACTCATCGAGGATTTCGGCCTTGGGTGGACTGGCGGAGTTCCTCGTCTACTTCAACACGCTCCTCTTCTTCGTCCTCCTAATCCCCTGGCTCCTCAGGTGGGTGAAGTACACGGAAAACGCCCTGAAAGACCTCAAGCATCCGATGGTGAGCCACTTCTACGGGACGATAGCGGTGGCCATGCTCGTCCTCTCTGCTGATTATCTTGCTATACTCAAGAAGACTGCAATAGCGAAGGCGTTCTGGATTCCGGGGACAGTCCTAACGATATTCTTCGCCCTGCTCATCCCCTACCTGATGTTCGTGGAGAAGGAGATAGACCTCAAGTCCGTCACCCCTGCCTGGTTCATTCCCCCGGTCGGCTTAATCGTGATTCCAATGAGCGGTGCTCCTCTGATATCGAGCTTCTCCGGAACCGCCAGGGAGATCGCCTACGCGGTTAACTACTTCGCCTGGGGCGCGGGCTTCTTCCTCTACCTCGGCCTCTTCGCGATAGTCTTTTATCGCTTCATAAGGCACGAGCCGATGCCCTGCGGTATGGCCCCGGCGGTGTGGATAAACCTCGGTCCCATTGGAGCGGGAACTTCAACGCTCTACGCGCTCGTTAAGGCCAGCGACTTCCTGACTGTCAAGGAACCGTTCTTTGCCTTCGGTCTAATCCTCTGGGGCTTCGGTGTCTGGTGGCTGGCGATGGCCATCATAATGACCATCTACTACATCAGGAAGCTCAACCTGCCCTACAGCCTCGCCTGGTGGGCCTTCATCTTCCCCCTCGGGGCCTACGTGGGGGCAACGCACAACGTTGGCACGGCCTTCGGGATAGGGGTAATAGACGGCTTCGGCTTCGCCCTCTACTGGCTTCTCCTTACCATATGGCTGGTAACGGGTTTGAAAACAGCGAAGCACGTGTTGCTTGGGTGA
- a CDS encoding 4Fe-4S dicluster domain-containing protein, with product MSGGEAPVIGKDALGRPVKDLSVIPWWGVDRKDIEWYPRINYDRCAGCGICFITCGRRVFDWDREKGKPVVARPYNCMVGCSTCATLCPCDAIEFPPKEYIKRLVIENNIISKAFDITKPLREKKEEKVEGTESEFNP from the coding sequence ATGTCCGGTGGAGAAGCCCCCGTCATCGGAAAGGATGCCCTTGGAAGGCCCGTCAAAGACCTGAGCGTCATCCCCTGGTGGGGCGTTGACAGGAAGGATATAGAGTGGTACCCGAGGATAAACTACGACAGATGCGCGGGATGTGGAATCTGCTTCATAACCTGCGGAAGGCGCGTCTTCGACTGGGACAGGGAGAAGGGGAAGCCAGTTGTTGCGAGGCCCTACAACTGTATGGTCGGCTGTTCAACGTGTGCAACGCTCTGCCCCTGCGACGCGATAGAGTTCCCGCCGAAGGAGTACATCAAGAGGCTGGTCATTGAGAACAATATAATAAGCAAGGCCTTCGATATAACGAAGCCACTGAGGGAGAAAAAGGAGGAAAAGGTGGAGGGAACCGAGAGCGAGTTTAACCCATAG
- a CDS encoding sulfite exporter TauE/SafE family protein, whose protein sequence is MNYPELALIAFILSIIFSIGGVGSAIAIVPVMGWLGIPLMTAKPAGLFINTLSMLSATLKNIKHGKLDHRFGLPILIVATAMAPVGAYAGKFIPKVYVLWVFVAFLIYSGTMMIFFRPRRRGSGGNHIVEGSLIGGIAGFLGGLLGVGGGGIISPALIMLGYEPKKVAATTALVVFFSSLSGFLTYWGTGTLDWELLLWVSIPAIAGGWLGTHLMHFKMSSEQVKKVIGVIMYLIALKTLLVAMG, encoded by the coding sequence ATGAACTACCCCGAGCTGGCGCTCATAGCATTCATCCTGAGCATCATCTTTTCAATAGGTGGCGTGGGTTCAGCGATAGCGATAGTCCCCGTCATGGGCTGGCTCGGCATCCCGCTGATGACGGCAAAGCCCGCCGGTCTGTTCATCAATACACTCTCGATGCTTTCGGCTACGCTTAAGAATATAAAACACGGAAAGCTCGACCATCGCTTTGGGCTCCCGATTTTAATCGTTGCAACGGCGATGGCCCCTGTCGGGGCTTACGCGGGCAAGTTCATTCCCAAGGTCTACGTCCTCTGGGTTTTTGTCGCGTTTCTCATCTATTCGGGCACGATGATGATTTTCTTCAGGCCCAGAAGAAGGGGAAGCGGTGGAAACCACATCGTCGAGGGCTCTCTGATTGGAGGAATAGCGGGCTTCCTCGGCGGTCTTCTCGGCGTCGGCGGGGGCGGAATAATCAGCCCCGCCCTCATAATGCTCGGCTACGAGCCGAAAAAAGTCGCCGCAACGACCGCGCTGGTCGTGTTCTTCTCATCGCTGAGCGGGTTCCTGACCTACTGGGGAACGGGAACGCTGGACTGGGAACTGCTCCTCTGGGTTTCGATTCCGGCCATAGCCGGAGGCTGGCTGGGAACGCACCTCATGCACTTCAAGATGAGCTCGGAGCAGGTAAAAAAGGTGATAGGGGTCATAATGTACCTCATAGCCCTAAAGACGCTCCTCGTGGCTATGGGTTAA
- a CDS encoding NifB/NifX family molybdenum-iron cluster-binding protein, with amino-acid sequence MRIAVPAVDDRGLESEVSGHFGRAKYFVFVDVEDNEIKGAEVVEVPFEEHGPGDLPRFVKEHGGEVVLAYGMGQRAISFFNELGIEVVTGAYGRIRDVVEAFIHQVLEVDPYWKEKIEREKEREGWEKHGH; translated from the coding sequence ATGAGAATAGCGGTTCCAGCCGTGGATGACAGAGGCTTAGAAAGCGAAGTTAGCGGACACTTTGGAAGGGCGAAGTACTTCGTGTTTGTTGATGTGGAGGACAACGAGATTAAAGGCGCTGAAGTCGTCGAAGTGCCCTTCGAGGAGCACGGGCCCGGCGACCTTCCGAGGTTCGTCAAGGAGCACGGCGGAGAGGTCGTCCTCGCCTACGGAATGGGTCAGAGGGCGATTTCATTCTTCAACGAGCTCGGCATAGAGGTCGTTACTGGAGCCTACGGGAGAATCAGGGACGTCGTCGAGGCGTTCATCCACCAGGTTCTTGAAGTTGACCCCTACTGGAAGGAGAAGATAGAGCGCGAAAAGGAAAGAGAGGGATGGGAGAAGCACGGGCATTGA
- a CDS encoding NitrOD5 domain-containing protein: MSKGQEILVKAISLALKEVAPGLEAVLEAHLKATMNKGLEVAYENPREFKEAVSKLFGEYSARLLEMVIINKLEGRLGGNAEINSLEELVEEIKNIYGE, from the coding sequence ATGAGTAAAGGTCAAGAGATTTTGGTTAAGGCTATCTCTTTGGCCCTTAAAGAGGTAGCCCCTGGCTTGGAGGCTGTTTTGGAGGCTCACCTTAAGGCTACTATGAACAAGGGCCTTGAAGTCGCGTATGAGAACCCGAGAGAGTTCAAAGAAGCTGTTTCAAAACTTTTTGGGGAATATAGTGCCAGATTATTGGAGATGGTAATTATAAACAAACTTGAAGGGCGCCTCGGAGGAAATGCGGAAATCAATTCCCTAGAGGAGCTGGTAGAGGAGATAAAAAACATCTACGGTGAATGA
- a CDS encoding 60S ribosomal export protein NMD3 — protein sequence MGERFCYRCGISEEEGGPLIEGLCQVCYRKENPVLLIGDEINTELCQNCGSYKKRGVWLDPKSYELDELIFEVAENALLEELEDSFSDKIREYEVVSPEELEEIDDLPVGRAVVSFEPLDFHIEYFPAIITYEVRVKAKTHELQRELHDERKRVTVYVRQTVCPRCQKFLGGYFEAILQVRAEGRSLTEDERKAIGKLVEEKVDEIMQKDRMGFIQDTIEKEEGLDFYMGSTSSARKLAQAIKERFGGTISEAYELVGLDRQTSREIYRTSVSVRIPKFRKGDIVADRKGNVYEVERVDGKGLTLKNLENWESEHLDWKTAKREKVDTVEHEESEAMVTSLSPSEVQLMDMNSYETYELSRPPFDVEEGEIYKMVEVKGRKYFRGRNQA from the coding sequence ATGGGTGAGAGATTTTGCTATCGGTGTGGGATAAGCGAGGAGGAAGGAGGCCCGCTAATAGAGGGCCTCTGTCAGGTCTGCTACCGCAAGGAAAATCCCGTCCTGCTCATAGGCGACGAGATAAACACGGAGCTCTGTCAGAACTGCGGGAGCTACAAGAAGAGGGGGGTATGGCTTGACCCTAAGAGCTACGAGCTTGATGAGCTCATCTTTGAGGTCGCTGAAAATGCCCTCCTCGAGGAACTTGAAGATTCCTTCAGCGACAAAATCAGGGAGTACGAGGTCGTTTCGCCTGAAGAGCTGGAGGAAATAGACGACCTTCCCGTTGGCAGGGCAGTGGTTTCCTTTGAGCCCTTAGATTTCCACATCGAGTACTTCCCTGCGATAATAACCTATGAAGTCCGAGTTAAGGCCAAGACCCACGAGCTCCAGAGGGAGCTTCACGACGAGAGGAAGAGAGTTACGGTCTACGTCCGCCAGACCGTCTGTCCACGCTGTCAGAAGTTCCTCGGCGGTTACTTCGAGGCCATCCTTCAGGTCCGTGCCGAGGGCAGATCCCTCACCGAAGACGAAAGAAAGGCAATAGGGAAGCTCGTCGAGGAAAAGGTAGATGAGATAATGCAGAAGGACAGGATGGGCTTCATCCAGGACACGATAGAGAAGGAAGAGGGCCTAGACTTCTACATGGGCTCTACCTCAAGCGCCAGAAAGCTCGCCCAGGCGATAAAGGAGCGTTTTGGCGGCACGATAAGTGAGGCCTACGAGCTCGTTGGTCTCGACAGACAGACGAGCAGGGAAATTTACAGGACGAGCGTGAGCGTGAGGATTCCGAAGTTCAGGAAGGGCGACATAGTGGCCGACAGGAAGGGCAACGTCTACGAGGTCGAGCGCGTTGACGGCAAAGGCTTAACGCTCAAAAACCTTGAGAACTGGGAGAGCGAGCACCTCGACTGGAAGACCGCGAAGCGGGAAAAAGTTGACACTGTTGAGCACGAGGAGAGCGAGGCGATGGTGACGAGCCTGAGCCCAAGTGAGGTACAGCTGATGGACATGAACAGCTACGAAACCTACGAGCTCAGCAGACCGCCGTTTGATGTCGAGGAGGGAGAGATCTACAAAATGGTCGAGGTAAAGGGAAGAAAGTACTTCAGGGGACGAAATCAGGCGTAA
- a CDS encoding ArsR/SmtB family transcription factor, giving the protein MESDMGRLLDILGNETRRRILILLTKRPYFVSELSQELGVGQKAVLEHLRILKSAGLIEERTEKIPRGRPRKYYTIRRGFRLEVMLTPYIFGTELYEPREVRKTEVYSEAQRLIKSTEPTEEKIRELVEFLGTLEAKLNEMLEAKRELEEVRLMVETYIENLLRRVAQEDEELFEEILHRLGPRLPRRIATNLDDF; this is encoded by the coding sequence ATGGAATCAGACATGGGAAGACTCCTCGATATCCTAGGTAATGAAACGAGGAGGAGGATACTGATCCTTCTCACCAAGAGGCCATACTTTGTCAGCGAGCTGAGCCAAGAGCTCGGAGTAGGCCAAAAGGCGGTACTTGAACATCTTCGGATACTCAAGAGCGCAGGCCTGATAGAGGAAAGGACGGAAAAGATACCAAGGGGCAGGCCGAGGAAGTACTACACCATAAGGCGAGGTTTCAGGCTTGAGGTCATGCTAACCCCGTACATCTTCGGGACAGAGCTCTACGAGCCGAGGGAAGTCAGAAAGACAGAGGTTTACTCAGAGGCCCAGAGGCTTATAAAGTCCACGGAGCCGACGGAGGAAAAAATAAGAGAGCTCGTTGAGTTCCTTGGAACTCTTGAAGCGAAACTTAACGAGATGCTTGAGGCCAAAAGGGAGCTTGAGGAAGTCCGCCTTATGGTCGAGACGTACATTGAAAATCTGCTCAGGCGTGTCGCTCAGGAAGACGAAGAGCTCTTTGAGGAGATACTTCACAGACTCGGGCCAAGACTTCCAAGGAGAATAGCAACGAACCTCGACGACTTTTAG
- a CDS encoding GbsR/MarR family transcriptional regulator produces MRARTERRKFIEIVERIMVRWGYTARDGKVYAILLLSDRPMTIAELAKETGLSRSSISVALSRLVREYLVTCRREGRTKYFTAVPAFLEKFLHQPKEMLEREVRPLEKIVESMIEKSDDEMRFRLEAILSDLKKLERVLERVIRLEEEESEWLTSA; encoded by the coding sequence ATGAGAGCCAGAACGGAACGAAGGAAGTTCATAGAGATCGTCGAGCGAATCATGGTTCGCTGGGGCTATACAGCGAGGGATGGAAAAGTGTACGCAATCCTGCTGCTCTCTGACAGGCCGATGACGATAGCCGAGCTCGCGAAAGAAACGGGTTTGAGTCGCTCCTCGATATCCGTTGCCCTAAGCCGTCTCGTCAGGGAATACCTCGTAACCTGCAGGAGGGAGGGCAGGACGAAGTACTTCACAGCGGTTCCCGCCTTTCTGGAGAAGTTCCTCCACCAGCCGAAGGAAATGCTTGAACGCGAGGTTCGCCCGCTGGAGAAAATCGTTGAGTCCATGATTGAAAAGAGCGACGATGAGATGAGGTTCAGGCTGGAGGCAATCCTCAGCGATCTGAAAAAGCTTGAGCGTGTTTTGGAACGTGTAATCCGCCTGGAAGAAGAGGAGAGTGAATGGCTCACGAGCGCGTGA
- a CDS encoding ATP-binding cassette domain-containing protein, whose translation MLCLRNVEYSQNGRRILRSINMAFREGMSYSILGPNGAGKSTIARILMGELKPTSGQVLLDGEDVTGLSVTERAKRGISMAWQEPARYEGITVRNYLTLGGKLKIGEDEIREVLELVGLPYERYAHRFVDKSLSGGERKRVELASLLLLKPRYAILDEPDSGLDITAGKLIEVILDSFRKCGTTVILITHHEGIALKTDFAYFVCSGRIVRKGFSREVVDYYRKTCRRCSFAEG comes from the coding sequence ATGCTCTGCCTGAGGAACGTTGAATACTCTCAAAATGGCAGGAGAATACTCCGCTCGATAAACATGGCCTTCAGGGAGGGTATGAGCTACTCGATACTCGGGCCAAACGGCGCGGGGAAATCAACGATAGCCCGTATTTTGATGGGGGAGCTGAAGCCAACCTCGGGCCAGGTTCTCCTCGATGGCGAGGACGTAACCGGGCTGAGCGTTACGGAGAGGGCAAAGCGGGGAATAAGCATGGCCTGGCAGGAGCCGGCCCGATACGAGGGAATAACCGTGAGGAACTACCTCACGCTCGGCGGGAAGCTCAAAATTGGCGAGGACGAGATAAGGGAAGTCCTTGAGCTCGTTGGCCTTCCCTACGAGCGCTACGCCCATCGTTTTGTGGACAAAAGTCTGAGCGGTGGCGAGAGGAAGAGGGTGGAGCTTGCGTCGCTCCTCCTACTGAAACCGAGGTACGCCATCCTCGATGAACCCGACTCGGGCCTCGACATAACGGCGGGCAAGCTGATAGAGGTTATCCTCGACAGCTTCCGGAAGTGCGGTACCACCGTGATACTCATAACTCACCACGAGGGGATTGCGCTCAAGACGGACTTCGCCTATTTCGTCTGTAGTGGAAGAATCGTCAGAAAGGGTTTCTCGCGGGAGGTTGTCGACTACTACCGGAAAACCTGCAGGAGATGCTCCTTTGCGGAGGGCTGA
- a CDS encoding DUF424 domain-containing protein, translating into MIYVKVYRVQGEIVLAACDEELLGKTFREGELKLEVKERFYKGDLVEEEKLKEFLDEATIANLTGERCVSKAIELGYVDPERVLRIQGVPHAQMARLFL; encoded by the coding sequence ATGATATACGTCAAGGTCTACAGAGTCCAGGGAGAAATCGTTCTTGCAGCATGTGATGAGGAACTTCTCGGAAAGACTTTCCGCGAGGGCGAACTGAAGCTCGAAGTCAAAGAACGCTTTTACAAGGGCGACCTTGTGGAAGAAGAGAAACTCAAAGAGTTCCTCGATGAGGCCACGATAGCGAATCTAACCGGTGAACGCTGCGTTTCAAAGGCCATCGAACTCGGCTACGTTGATCCCGAGAGGGTTCTCAGGATCCAGGGCGTCCCCCACGCACAGATGGCGAGGCTCTTCTTGTGA
- a CDS encoding SufB/SufD family protein, with protein sequence MAIKVDLTREYEALVEAYQREGLDTSLFGDRIAAIIISGDRIIGLNNVPGVEIRGEEIENGVRAEVKIADNVELPFPIHLCTGYLKSEGYQKVIFDIDVGKNSKVRFTSHCIFPYARDFTHEAITRIKIGEGSSVLYDDEHVHGEGVRMIGRTEVSVGKNARYTGKFSLTKHRSKELKLEMIARLDERAVLELESKVKAVKDDCVEMKEVAYLEGARSRANLRSTAIAFDRAEVNVINEAYGFGDYAKGHVECHEIVKGDADVQTIPLLRVKNDKAELTHEASIGRINEAQLIQLMAKGLTEDEAAELIIKGLLGEW encoded by the coding sequence ATGGCGATAAAGGTTGATCTCACGAGGGAATACGAGGCGCTGGTTGAGGCCTACCAGCGGGAGGGCCTTGATACATCCCTCTTCGGGGACAGGATAGCGGCGATAATAATCAGCGGTGATAGGATTATCGGCCTCAACAACGTTCCCGGGGTTGAGATAAGGGGCGAGGAGATTGAGAATGGCGTTAGGGCTGAAGTTAAAATCGCGGACAACGTTGAGCTCCCCTTCCCAATACACCTCTGCACCGGCTACCTGAAGAGCGAAGGCTACCAGAAGGTCATCTTTGACATAGACGTTGGCAAAAACTCGAAGGTCAGGTTCACATCCCACTGCATCTTTCCCTACGCTAGGGACTTCACCCACGAGGCAATAACGAGAATAAAAATCGGGGAAGGTTCAAGCGTGCTCTACGACGACGAGCACGTCCACGGCGAGGGCGTGAGGATGATTGGCAGGACCGAAGTGAGTGTTGGCAAAAACGCCCGCTACACCGGGAAATTCTCCCTAACCAAGCACAGGTCGAAGGAGCTGAAGCTTGAGATGATCGCGAGGCTCGATGAGAGGGCCGTTCTTGAGCTTGAGTCGAAGGTCAAGGCCGTTAAAGATGATTGTGTTGAGATGAAGGAAGTCGCCTATCTGGAGGGGGCCCGCTCAAGGGCGAACCTGAGGAGCACGGCCATAGCCTTCGACAGGGCGGAGGTCAATGTCATAAACGAGGCCTACGGTTTTGGTGACTACGCGAAGGGACACGTCGAGTGCCACGAAATCGTTAAGGGCGACGCCGACGTCCAGACAATTCCCCTGCTGAGGGTGAAGAACGATAAGGCCGAGCTCACTCATGAGGCCTCGATAGGCAGGATAAACGAGGCCCAGCTCATCCAGCTCATGGCCAAGGGCCTGACCGAGGACGAGGCGGCGGAGCTCATAATAAAGGGCCTCCTCGGAGAATGGTGA
- a CDS encoding GNAT family N-acetyltransferase, which produces METVKVKNPLSLKEELLAFVFRAYQDTGGAYPALEWVENKPSPDDFESFRKVYEPFLEFRLRDEFDELYVLRDKNGRIIGTVALVYNFEGKEAWWVPEEIKNEKTGLIEFFMVDPAYKGKGYGSKLLEFAVNRLKELGKEPCVVTFPQLDAYSYYLRKGFEKVMNYKEFVVLKKRE; this is translated from the coding sequence ATGGAGACTGTAAAGGTCAAAAACCCACTCTCGCTTAAGGAAGAGTTGCTCGCATTCGTCTTCAGGGCCTATCAGGACACGGGTGGTGCTTACCCAGCACTTGAGTGGGTGGAGAACAAGCCATCACCGGACGACTTTGAGAGCTTCAGGAAAGTTTACGAGCCCTTCCTTGAGTTCAGGCTGAGGGACGAGTTCGATGAGCTCTACGTCCTCAGGGACAAAAACGGGAGAATAATCGGCACCGTGGCTCTTGTTTACAACTTTGAAGGCAAGGAAGCGTGGTGGGTTCCAGAAGAGATTAAAAACGAAAAAACCGGTCTCATCGAGTTCTTCATGGTTGATCCGGCCTATAAAGGCAAGGGCTACGGCTCAAAGCTCCTGGAGTTCGCGGTTAACCGCCTCAAAGAGCTCGGAAAGGAGCCCTGCGTTGTAACCTTTCCCCAGCTTGATGCGTACTCCTACTACCTCAGGAAGGGCTTTGAGAAAGTAATGAACTACAAGGAGTTCGTGGTGCTGAAGAAAAGGGAGTGA
- a CDS encoding inorganic phosphate transporter, translating to MLEVIATAFFMAWAIGANDSAKAVGTAVGSGIIGFKRAVLVIWIFVTMGAVLGGFGVSNTVAGLAYGMDWPEIALVLFSAASAVTLASLWGNPISTTQAIIGALVGASLALGLPVNWGVVTKIVLTWVISPALAGLFSIGIYRIYKRVLNRIKHLKTLELTQKWLAFVAAAYASFNLGMNELANVVGLAGGGPLTRVFLALSLGLGALTFSYEVMMTVGRDLAPLGPTSGFSAQMGASLAVTLANLFGIPVSSGQAIVGAISGVSVYKGEPVNKKALRGILRGWVTAPLGAGLLAFVLVGLFSGL from the coding sequence ATGCTTGAGGTCATCGCGACAGCGTTCTTCATGGCATGGGCGATTGGGGCAAACGACAGCGCAAAGGCGGTAGGAACGGCAGTCGGCTCGGGGATAATCGGCTTTAAAAGGGCAGTCCTGGTGATCTGGATTTTCGTTACGATGGGGGCCGTGCTGGGAGGTTTCGGCGTCTCAAATACTGTGGCCGGGTTAGCATACGGTATGGACTGGCCCGAGATCGCGCTGGTTCTCTTCAGCGCAGCCTCCGCGGTAACCCTGGCAAGCCTCTGGGGCAATCCCATATCAACGACCCAGGCCATAATAGGGGCACTCGTTGGGGCTTCCCTGGCTCTCGGTCTTCCAGTTAACTGGGGGGTAGTCACTAAAATAGTTCTGACATGGGTTATCTCACCCGCTCTGGCCGGGTTGTTTTCAATCGGTATATACCGCATTTATAAGAGGGTTCTCAACAGGATAAAGCACTTGAAAACCCTGGAGCTGACCCAGAAGTGGTTGGCCTTTGTGGCCGCGGCCTACGCTTCCTTCAACCTCGGAATGAACGAGCTTGCCAACGTTGTTGGTCTGGCAGGCGGGGGGCCTCTAACGAGGGTTTTTCTGGCGCTTTCCCTTGGACTGGGGGCGCTGACCTTCAGCTACGAGGTCATGATGACGGTCGGCAGGGATCTTGCCCCGCTGGGCCCGACCTCAGGTTTTTCGGCCCAGATGGGCGCATCACTGGCGGTTACTCTGGCAAACCTCTTTGGAATACCAGTGAGCTCGGGCCAGGCCATTGTTGGGGCCATCTCCGGGGTGAGCGTTTACAAGGGGGAGCCGGTTAACAAAAAGGCCCTCAGAGGAATTTTGAGGGGATGGGTCACCGCCCCACTTGGGGCAGGTCTTCTGGCTTTTGTGCTGGTGGGGCTCTTTTCAGGTCTTTGA
- a CDS encoding 30S ribosomal protein S17e, translating to MGNIKQTFIKRTARELFDRYPDKFTRDFEHNKKMVQELTNITSKTIRNRVAGYITRLVRMKEEGKIL from the coding sequence ATGGGGAACATAAAGCAGACTTTCATCAAGAGAACCGCTCGCGAGCTCTTTGACCGGTACCCGGACAAGTTCACCAGGGACTTCGAGCACAACAAGAAGATGGTTCAGGAGCTCACCAACATCACGAGCAAGACCATCAGGAACAGGGTGGCCGGTTACATAACCAGGCTAGTGAGGATGAAGGAAGAGGGCAAGATCCTCTGA